A genomic segment from Aliidongia dinghuensis encodes:
- the der gene encoding ribosome biogenesis GTPase Der, whose amino-acid sequence MSFTAAIIGRPNVGKSTLFNRLVGQRLALVDDLPGVTRDRREGKARLGDIEFRVIDTAGLEDVTDQSLAGRMREQTERAIDDADVVLMVIDARAGVTPMDRHFADLLRRRSVPVLLVANKSEGKGGIAGAYESFELGLGDPIAISAEHGEGLSDLFDALVPYAGEPVDAAEGALADAPSAADGEAVEDDPAKPIQLAIVGRPNVGKSTLINRLLGEDRLLTGPEAGITRDSIAIEWAWRGRPIKLIDTAGLRRKSVIEHKLEKLSVADTLRAIRFAELVVLVVDATQMLEKQDLTIARMIEDEGRSIVLAVNKWDLIENKPAALEKLRDRLQISLPQLQGLTCIPVSGATGAGLDKLMKAGLDAHAVWNRRIPTPKLNRWLAEVQERHPPPLVDGRRLRLRYMTQANTRPPTFALFSSKPGELPDSYRRYLVNLMRETFDMPGTPIRVMLRKGANPYADKD is encoded by the coding sequence ATGAGCTTTACGGCGGCCATCATCGGTCGACCCAACGTCGGCAAGTCGACGCTGTTCAACCGGCTGGTCGGCCAGCGGCTGGCGCTGGTCGACGACCTGCCGGGTGTCACCCGCGACCGGCGGGAAGGCAAGGCGCGTCTCGGCGACATCGAGTTCCGCGTGATCGACACCGCCGGGCTCGAGGACGTCACCGACCAGAGCCTCGCCGGCCGCATGCGCGAGCAGACCGAGCGGGCGATCGATGATGCCGACGTGGTGCTGATGGTGATCGACGCCCGGGCGGGTGTCACACCGATGGACCGGCATTTCGCCGATCTGCTACGCCGCCGCAGCGTGCCGGTGCTCCTGGTCGCCAACAAATCCGAGGGCAAGGGCGGCATCGCCGGCGCCTATGAATCGTTCGAGCTGGGGTTGGGCGACCCGATCGCCATCTCGGCCGAGCATGGCGAGGGCCTGAGCGACCTGTTCGACGCCCTGGTCCCCTATGCCGGCGAGCCGGTCGACGCGGCGGAAGGGGCGCTGGCGGACGCGCCGTCGGCCGCTGATGGCGAGGCGGTGGAGGACGATCCGGCGAAGCCGATCCAGCTTGCGATCGTCGGCCGGCCCAACGTCGGCAAGTCGACGCTCATCAACCGCCTGCTCGGCGAGGACCGGCTGCTGACCGGGCCCGAGGCGGGCATCACCCGCGATTCGATCGCGATCGAGTGGGCCTGGCGCGGGCGGCCGATCAAGCTGATCGACACGGCAGGGCTCCGGCGCAAGTCGGTCATCGAGCACAAGCTCGAAAAACTCTCGGTGGCCGATACGTTGCGCGCCATCCGCTTCGCCGAGCTGGTGGTGCTCGTGGTCGACGCAACGCAGATGCTGGAGAAGCAGGATCTGACGATCGCGCGAATGATCGAGGACGAGGGCCGCTCGATCGTGCTTGCGGTCAACAAGTGGGACCTGATCGAGAACAAACCCGCAGCGCTCGAGAAGCTGCGCGACCGGCTGCAGATTTCCCTGCCGCAGCTGCAGGGCCTTACCTGCATTCCCGTTTCGGGTGCCACCGGCGCCGGGCTCGACAAGTTGATGAAGGCTGGTCTCGACGCCCACGCCGTATGGAATCGCCGCATCCCGACACCCAAACTCAATCGATGGTTGGCGGAAGTGCAGGAACGTCATCCGCCGCCGCTGGTCGACGGCCGACGGTTGCGCCTGCGTTACATGACGCAGGCCAATACCCGTCCGCCGACCTTCGCGCTTTTCTCGTCCAAGCCGGGTGAGCTACCCGACTCCTACCGGCGTTATCTGGTCAACCTTATGCGCGAGACCTTCGATATGCCTGGTACGCCCATCCGCGTCATGCTGCGCAAGGGGGCTAATCCTTACGCAGATAAGGATTAG
- a CDS encoding sensor histidine kinase codes for MATVLVTALALGAVWGSAAYWLTLNRRELAFSMSFVGLLLVSLVALAWWLVRLLDEGQEQANELAESRRVLMKAQTLAQLGSYRRVLATQELAWSAEACRILGYPPGMAPNSLERFLALVHPDDLEMVGDKLRSAQEGRSYGLDFRIVDAHGDMRHVHAMGTPELDDVGVPIAVDGIIQDITERKQMEQALRDARDAAERSSRAKSEFLASMSHELRTPLNAIMGFSEIMREEILGPVTVAKYREYLGDIHSSAQHLLLIINDILDIARIEAGRVELKEARIDVRRMIDDCTRMLRGRAGDAGLRLEAEFESDASWCIGDERLLRQVLINLASNAIKFTPAGGRVGIRVGRTAGGEFAFTVEDTGIGMTAAEAAVALRPFGRVQSAFVRTRDGVGLGLPLAKSFVELHGGELTVDSAPGRGTRVVFKLPPWRTATALA; via the coding sequence ATGGCGACGGTGCTCGTCACCGCGTTGGCGTTGGGCGCTGTGTGGGGGAGTGCCGCCTATTGGCTGACGCTCAACCGGCGAGAACTCGCCTTCTCGATGAGCTTCGTCGGGTTGCTGTTGGTCTCGCTCGTGGCGCTCGCCTGGTGGCTGGTGCGGCTGCTGGACGAGGGGCAGGAGCAGGCGAACGAGCTCGCGGAGTCGCGCCGGGTGCTGATGAAGGCGCAGACCTTGGCCCAGCTCGGCAGCTACCGCCGCGTGCTCGCGACGCAGGAGCTCGCCTGGTCGGCCGAGGCCTGCCGCATTCTGGGTTATCCACCGGGCATGGCGCCGAATTCGCTCGAGCGGTTCCTGGCGCTGGTCCATCCGGACGATCTCGAGATGGTCGGAGACAAGCTGCGCTCGGCACAGGAAGGCCGCTCGTATGGGCTCGATTTCCGCATCGTCGATGCCCACGGCGACATGCGCCATGTCCATGCCATGGGCACGCCTGAGCTCGACGATGTCGGCGTGCCGATCGCCGTCGACGGCATCATCCAAGACATCACCGAACGCAAGCAGATGGAGCAGGCGCTGCGCGACGCGCGCGACGCGGCGGAGCGCAGCAGCCGGGCGAAGTCCGAGTTCCTGGCCAGCATGAGCCACGAGCTGCGCACGCCCTTGAACGCGATCATGGGCTTTTCCGAGATCATGCGCGAGGAGATCCTGGGACCGGTCACCGTCGCGAAATACCGGGAATATCTGGGCGACATCCACAGCAGCGCGCAGCATCTGCTGCTCATCATCAACGATATCCTGGATATCGCGCGCATTGAGGCCGGCCGGGTCGAGCTCAAGGAAGCCCGCATCGATGTCCGGCGCATGATTGATGATTGCACCCGCATGCTGCGCGGGCGCGCGGGCGACGCGGGCCTCCGGCTGGAGGCCGAGTTCGAGAGCGATGCATCCTGGTGTATCGGCGACGAGCGGCTGCTGCGTCAGGTGCTGATCAATCTCGCCTCGAACGCGATCAAGTTCACGCCGGCCGGCGGGCGCGTCGGCATCCGGGTCGGGCGCACGGCCGGCGGCGAGTTCGCCTTCACGGTCGAGGATACCGGCATCGGCATGACGGCGGCGGAGGCGGCGGTGGCGCTCAGGCCGTTCGGGCGGGTGCAAAGCGCGTTCGTGCGCACGCGCGACGGGGTCGGCCTAGGCCTGCCGCTTGCCAAATCTTTCGTCGAACTGCATGGCGGCGAACTGACGGTCGATTCCGCACCGGGCCGCGGCACGCGCGTCGTCTTCAAACTGCCGCCCTGGCGGACGGCGACGGCGCTCGCCTAA
- a CDS encoding SDR family NAD(P)-dependent oxidoreductase, protein MAGIREESGQRGGRLAGRVALVTGASRGIGAAVARCFAAEGAHCVLVARTVGALEEVDDQVRALGGSATLVPLDLREFDKIDQMGAALYERFGRLDILVGNAGHLGSLGPMSHQDPKVFQQVIETNLLANWRLIRAMEPLLKLAPAGRALFTGCAAGREPIAYWSAYAVSKAALEMMVHVWAAELTKTNVRVGLVDPGPVATKLRRTAFPGEDQAIMAQPDEIASLFLDRVLV, encoded by the coding sequence ATGGCGGGCATTCGGGAAGAGAGTGGGCAGAGGGGTGGCCGGCTCGCCGGCCGCGTGGCACTCGTGACCGGCGCTTCGCGCGGCATCGGTGCGGCCGTTGCCCGCTGCTTCGCCGCCGAGGGCGCTCATTGCGTGCTGGTCGCGCGCACGGTCGGCGCACTCGAAGAGGTCGACGACCAGGTCCGGGCATTGGGCGGCAGCGCCACGCTGGTGCCGCTCGACCTGCGCGAGTTCGACAAGATCGACCAGATGGGCGCCGCCCTCTACGAGCGGTTCGGCCGGCTCGACATCCTCGTCGGCAATGCCGGCCATCTGGGCTCGCTCGGGCCGATGAGCCATCAGGACCCGAAGGTCTTCCAGCAGGTCATCGAGACCAATCTCCTCGCCAACTGGCGTCTTATCCGCGCGATGGAGCCGCTCCTGAAGCTGGCGCCGGCCGGCCGAGCGCTCTTCACCGGCTGTGCCGCGGGCCGCGAGCCGATCGCCTATTGGAGCGCCTATGCCGTGTCCAAGGCGGCGCTCGAGATGATGGTCCATGTCTGGGCGGCCGAGCTCACCAAGACGAACGTTCGCGTTGGCCTCGTCGACCCCGGGCCGGTCGCGACCAAGCTGCGCCGCACTGCCTTCCCAGGCGAGGACCAGGCCATCATGGCGCAGCCCGACGAGATCGCCAGCCTCTTCCTTGATCGCGTATTGGTTTAA
- the purF gene encoding amidophosphoribosyltransferase — MTLTTVPFDDDHFHEECGVFGVFGHAEAAALTALGLHALQHRGQEAAGIVTYDGAQFHAHRGLGQVGENFSSPAVMERLPGNAAIGHNRYATTGEVAIRNVQPLFGDFEFGGLAICHNGNLTNSYQLRNQLVRRGSLFQSTSDTEVIIHLIATSLRRTVLERMVDSLRQVEGAYSLVALSKEGLIGVRDPLGVRPLVLGKLGDSHVLASETVALDIIGADFVRDVEPGEIVVINESGVQSHHPFGNRPSRFCVFEYIYFARPDSIVEGTGVYEVRKRIGMELARETPVEADTVIPVPDSGVPAALGYSLESGIPFELGIIRNHYVGRTFIEPTDQIRHLGVKLKHNANRRHIEGKRVVLVDDSIVRGTTSLKIVEMVRQAGAKEVHMRISSPPTNNSCFYGIATPEREKLLASRFDTEGMAKFIGADSLAFVSIDGLYRALGEVKRDPKAPRYCDACFTGDYPIPLLDFEQGSLATNLSLMNEIA; from the coding sequence ATGACGCTTACGACCGTGCCGTTCGACGACGACCACTTTCATGAAGAATGTGGCGTGTTCGGCGTGTTCGGACATGCCGAGGCCGCTGCCCTCACCGCTCTCGGGCTGCATGCGCTCCAGCATCGCGGCCAGGAAGCTGCCGGCATCGTCACCTACGACGGCGCCCAGTTCCACGCCCACCGCGGCCTGGGCCAGGTCGGCGAGAACTTCAGCTCGCCCGCGGTCATGGAGCGCCTGCCCGGCAACGCCGCGATCGGCCACAACCGCTATGCCACGACCGGCGAGGTCGCGATCCGCAACGTCCAACCGCTGTTCGGCGATTTCGAGTTCGGCGGCCTCGCCATCTGCCACAACGGCAACCTCACCAATTCCTACCAGCTCCGCAACCAGCTGGTCCGGCGCGGCAGCCTGTTCCAGTCGACCAGCGACACCGAGGTGATTATCCACCTGATCGCGACCAGTCTCCGGCGCACGGTGCTGGAACGGATGGTCGATTCGCTGCGCCAGGTCGAGGGCGCGTATTCGCTCGTCGCCCTGTCCAAGGAAGGACTCATCGGCGTGCGCGATCCGCTGGGCGTGCGCCCGCTCGTCCTGGGCAAGCTCGGCGATTCGCACGTGCTGGCGTCCGAGACGGTGGCGCTCGACATCATCGGCGCGGACTTCGTGCGCGACGTCGAGCCGGGCGAGATCGTCGTCATCAACGAGAGCGGCGTGCAGAGCCACCATCCGTTCGGCAACCGGCCGAGCCGCTTCTGCGTGTTCGAGTACATCTACTTCGCCCGCCCCGACAGCATCGTCGAGGGGACCGGCGTCTATGAGGTGAGAAAGCGCATCGGCATGGAGCTGGCGCGCGAGACCCCGGTCGAGGCCGACACGGTCATCCCGGTGCCGGATTCCGGCGTGCCCGCGGCGCTTGGCTATTCGCTCGAGAGCGGCATCCCGTTCGAGCTCGGCATCATTCGCAACCATTACGTCGGCCGCACCTTCATCGAGCCGACCGACCAGATCCGCCATCTGGGCGTCAAGCTGAAGCATAACGCCAACCGCCGCCACATCGAGGGCAAGCGTGTCGTGCTGGTCGACGATTCGATCGTCCGTGGCACGACCTCGCTCAAGATCGTCGAGATGGTCCGCCAAGCCGGCGCCAAGGAGGTCCATATGCGGATCTCGAGCCCGCCGACCAACAATTCCTGCTTCTACGGCATCGCGACGCCGGAGCGCGAGAAGCTGCTCGCCTCGCGCTTCGACACCGAAGGCATGGCGAAGTTCATCGGCGCCGATAGCTTGGCCTTCGTGTCGATCGACGGGCTCTACCGCGCCTTGGGCGAGGTGAAGCGCGATCCGAAGGCGCCGCGCTATTGCGACGCCTGCTTCACCGGCGACTATCCGATCCCGCTGCTCGACTTCGAGCAGGGCAGTCTCGCGACCAATCTTTCGCTCATGAACGAGATCGCCTGA
- a CDS encoding CvpA family protein: MNVLDIIVVAVVAISGLFAFVRGFARELLSIAAWVGAFVVTFYLFDPARTIARGFMKPWLADVVAPAAVFVVCLIIFSIVTGVLSNQVRQSSLGAIDRALGMIFGVARGVLVACAAYLVMTRFLAPEDRPNWVVQAHTQPLLEAGAQRLNALIPRNVLDRGTQAASEAAQKVNQANQVKQDLDKLNAPMGANKAPPAGPSQQDETDLTHLVDKALQTGSKP; encoded by the coding sequence ATGAATGTGCTCGACATCATTGTCGTCGCCGTGGTCGCGATCTCGGGCCTGTTCGCTTTCGTGCGCGGCTTCGCCCGCGAACTCCTGTCGATCGCCGCCTGGGTCGGCGCCTTCGTCGTCACGTTCTATCTGTTCGACCCGGCGCGCACTATCGCGCGCGGCTTCATGAAGCCGTGGCTCGCCGACGTGGTGGCTCCGGCCGCCGTCTTCGTGGTCTGCCTCATCATCTTTTCCATCGTCACCGGCGTGCTGTCGAACCAAGTCCGGCAATCGAGCCTCGGCGCCATCGATCGGGCGCTCGGCATGATCTTCGGCGTCGCGCGCGGCGTCCTCGTCGCCTGCGCCGCCTATCTCGTCATGACCCGGTTCCTCGCGCCCGAGGATCGCCCCAACTGGGTGGTCCAGGCCCATACCCAGCCCCTGCTCGAGGCCGGGGCGCAGCGCTTGAACGCGCTCATCCCGCGCAACGTGCTCGACCGCGGCACTCAGGCTGCGAGCGAAGCGGCCCAGAAAGTGAACCAGGCGAACCAGGTGAAGCAGGACCTGGACAAGCTCAACGCGCCGATGGGCGCCAACAAGGCCCCGCCCGCCGGCCCGTCCCAACAGGACGAGACCGATCTTACCCATCTCGTCGACAAAGCCCTGCAGACCGGATCAAAACCATGA
- the radA gene encoding DNA repair protein RadA — translation MARPRSRFVCQECGAVHSKWGGRCEACGGWNSLIEEAEPEGPPKGLGASGAAKGKRIAFVGLEGSSEAAPRRLTGIAEFDRVCGGGLVPGSALLVGGDPGIGKSTLLLQVVASLARNNAKCVYISGEEAVDQVRLRASRLGVTDAPVELAAATSIRDIAASLDHAHAADIVVIDSIQTMYLDMLDSSPGTVSQVRAAAQELIRLAKRVGFTLILVGHVTKDGAIAGPRVLEHMVDAVLYFEGERGHQFRILRGVKNRFGATDEIGVFEMTDAGLSEVANPSALFLADRHGAVSGAAVFAGMEGTRPVLVEIQALVAPSPLGTPRRAVVGWDSARLAMVMAVLDARCGLAIGSNDVYLNVAGGLRISEPAADLAVAAALVSALTGQPVPTDMVVFGEIGLSGEIRPVSQSDARLKEAGKLGFERALGPARRGRQKPASAGIVQNEIGHLQELVDMFDTERVTTPAMRA, via the coding sequence ATGGCTCGCCCCCGCAGCCGGTTCGTCTGCCAGGAATGCGGGGCAGTCCATAGCAAGTGGGGCGGCCGCTGCGAGGCCTGCGGCGGCTGGAACTCCCTGATCGAGGAGGCCGAACCCGAGGGCCCGCCCAAGGGGCTGGGCGCATCGGGGGCGGCCAAGGGCAAGCGCATCGCCTTCGTCGGGCTCGAGGGCTCGAGCGAGGCGGCGCCGCGTCGGCTGACGGGGATCGCCGAGTTCGACCGGGTGTGCGGCGGCGGCCTCGTGCCGGGTTCGGCCCTCCTGGTCGGCGGCGACCCCGGCATCGGCAAGTCGACGCTGCTGCTGCAGGTCGTGGCCTCGCTCGCGCGCAACAACGCCAAATGCGTCTATATCTCAGGCGAAGAGGCGGTCGACCAGGTGCGGCTCCGCGCGAGCCGCCTCGGCGTCACCGACGCGCCGGTCGAGCTCGCGGCGGCGACCAGCATCCGAGACATCGCGGCCTCGCTCGACCACGCCCACGCTGCCGACATCGTCGTCATCGACTCGATCCAGACCATGTATCTCGACATGCTGGATTCGTCGCCCGGTACCGTCAGCCAGGTGCGCGCGGCAGCCCAAGAGCTGATCCGGCTCGCCAAGCGCGTGGGCTTCACCCTCATCCTGGTCGGCCACGTGACGAAGGACGGCGCCATCGCCGGCCCGCGCGTGCTCGAGCACATGGTCGATGCCGTGCTCTATTTCGAGGGCGAGCGCGGCCACCAGTTCCGCATCCTGCGCGGCGTCAAGAACCGGTTCGGGGCAACCGACGAGATCGGCGTATTCGAGATGACCGACGCGGGCCTGAGCGAGGTCGCGAACCCCTCCGCCCTGTTCCTGGCCGATCGCCATGGGGCCGTCAGCGGTGCCGCAGTCTTCGCCGGCATGGAAGGAACACGGCCGGTGCTGGTCGAGATCCAGGCGCTCGTCGCCCCATCGCCGCTCGGTACACCCAGGCGTGCCGTCGTCGGTTGGGACTCCGCGCGGCTTGCAATGGTGATGGCCGTTCTGGACGCACGTTGCGGCCTTGCAATCGGATCGAACGACGTATACCTGAACGTCGCCGGAGGCCTTAGAATTTCGGAGCCGGCGGCGGATCTCGCAGTGGCCGCGGCGCTGGTGTCGGCGTTGACGGGGCAGCCCGTGCCGACGGACATGGTCGTGTTCGGCGAGATCGGTCTGTCGGGCGAGATCCGGCCGGTCAGCCAGTCGGACGCACGGTTGAAAGAGGCGGGCAAGCTTGGCTTCGAACGCGCGCTCGGACCGGCGCGACGGGGACGACAGAAACCGGCATCGGCCGGCATCGTCCAGAACGAGATCGGTCATTTGCAGGAGCTCGTCGACATGTTCGACACCGAGCGCGTTACCACCCCGGCGATGAGGGCCTGA
- a CDS encoding ABC transporter ATP-binding protein, with protein MTAKIVIRNLYKAFGRKKVLQGINLEIDQGESVVVIGGSGSGKSVLLKCILGLIHPDSGEILVDGQPTARLTGSERARLMAKFGMLFQGAALFDSLPVWQNVAFGLIQGEGMRAAEAKRVAIETLAKVGLGADVADLTPAELSGGMQKRVGLARAIAAKPEIIFFDEPTTGLDPIMSDVINELIVGCVRDLGATALSITHDMASARKISDRIAMLYHGRIIWQGETAEIDKSGNPYVDQFIHGRAEGPIKMEIRAS; from the coding sequence ATGACCGCCAAGATCGTCATCCGGAACCTTTACAAGGCGTTCGGCCGCAAGAAGGTGCTGCAGGGCATCAATCTGGAGATTGACCAGGGCGAGAGCGTCGTCGTGATCGGCGGTTCCGGCTCCGGCAAGTCCGTGCTGCTGAAATGCATCTTGGGGCTGATCCATCCGGATTCGGGCGAGATCCTGGTCGACGGGCAGCCGACGGCCCGCCTGACAGGCTCGGAGCGCGCGCGGCTCATGGCGAAGTTCGGCATGCTGTTCCAGGGGGCGGCCCTCTTCGACTCCCTGCCCGTCTGGCAGAATGTCGCCTTCGGCCTGATCCAGGGTGAAGGCATGCGAGCGGCGGAAGCCAAGCGCGTCGCCATCGAGACGCTCGCCAAGGTCGGGCTCGGCGCCGACGTCGCCGACCTGACGCCGGCCGAGCTCTCGGGCGGCATGCAGAAGCGCGTCGGCCTCGCCCGCGCCATCGCCGCCAAGCCTGAGATCATCTTCTTCGACGAGCCGACGACCGGGCTCGACCCGATCATGAGCGACGTGATCAACGAGCTCATCGTCGGCTGCGTGCGCGACCTGGGCGCCACGGCGCTCTCGATCACCCACGACATGGCGAGCGCCCGCAAGATCTCGGACCGCATCGCGATGCTCTACCACGGCAGGATCATCTGGCAGGGCGAGACCGCCGAGATCGACAAGTCCGGCAATCCCTACGTCGATCAGTTCATCCACGGCCGCGCCGAAGGGCCAATCAAGATGGAGATCCGCGCGTCGTGA
- a CDS encoding MlaE family ABC transporter permease: MGDILATIGRSALTFFASVGRLILFAGVALSHIVRLPLYWKLLLRQMIQIGYNSLPVVGLTSLFTGMVLALQSHTGFSGLGGDAAVALLVVLSVTRELGPVIAGLMVAGRVGAAIAAELGTMSVTDQIAALSTLSTNPFKYLVVPRVLAGVVCMPLLVVIADIIGILGGYIVAVYLLDYNPSSYLHQTWVALKTPDVVSGLVKAAVFGFIVTLLGCYHGYHSRGGAQGVGSATTNAVVSSSIVILLMDYLLTSVFFS; this comes from the coding sequence ATGGGCGACATTCTCGCGACCATCGGTCGGTCGGCGCTCACCTTCTTCGCCAGTGTCGGGCGCCTCATCCTGTTTGCGGGCGTGGCCTTGAGCCACATCGTCCGCCTGCCGCTCTATTGGAAGCTTCTGCTGAGGCAGATGATCCAGATCGGCTACAACTCGCTGCCGGTCGTGGGCCTGACCTCGCTCTTCACCGGCATGGTGCTGGCGCTGCAGAGCCATACCGGCTTCTCCGGACTGGGCGGCGACGCGGCCGTGGCGCTGCTCGTCGTGCTGTCGGTGACGCGCGAGCTTGGGCCCGTCATCGCCGGACTGATGGTCGCGGGGCGCGTCGGCGCCGCCATCGCGGCCGAGCTCGGCACCATGAGCGTCACGGACCAGATCGCGGCACTCTCGACGCTCTCGACCAATCCGTTCAAATACCTGGTGGTGCCGCGCGTGCTGGCCGGCGTCGTCTGCATGCCGCTCCTGGTCGTGATCGCCGACATCATCGGCATCCTGGGCGGCTATATCGTCGCGGTCTACCTGCTCGACTACAATCCGTCGAGCTACCTGCACCAGACCTGGGTGGCCTTGAAGACGCCGGACGTCGTCTCGGGCCTGGTCAAGGCCGCGGTATTCGGCTTCATCGTGACGCTGCTCGGCTGCTATCACGGCTACCATTCGCGCGGCGGCGCCCAGGGTGTGGGTTCCGCCACGACCAATGCCGTGGTCTCGAGCTCGATCGTGATCCTGCTCATGGACTATCTCTTGACGTCGGTATTCTTCTCATGA
- the alr gene encoding alanine racemase, with amino-acid sequence MPPTVDAPPGVTGLITVDLQAIVDNWRQLAFRVGPGCLTGAAVKADAYGLGVLPVATALAAAGCRWFFVATPDEGVTLAQSLAKTAPDARVAVLSGPIPGTARELAAYANLLPVLNDLGQIAAWRTAAPGRPALLQLDTGMARLGLPPEEIDRLAADPTLIEGMPVTAIISHLACADEPDHPLNALQHASFTAAAARLPQAMRSLSASSGIFLGPDYHFELVRPGAALFGLNPTPTQANPMRQVVGIKAKILQVREIDAGRTVGYGATYAADRPRRVATLGVGYADGVLRAGSNAARVFLGPVAIPVIGRISMDLVTVDVSAVPPQWVLPGGFVDVLGPQYGADDLARDCGTIGYEVLTRLSRRLMRLYGPVAA; translated from the coding sequence GTGCCCCCAACCGTCGACGCGCCGCCCGGGGTCACCGGACTTATCACCGTCGATCTGCAGGCGATCGTCGACAATTGGCGCCAGCTCGCCTTTCGCGTCGGCCCCGGCTGCCTGACCGGCGCCGCGGTCAAGGCCGACGCCTACGGGCTGGGCGTGCTGCCGGTTGCAACCGCTCTCGCCGCTGCCGGCTGCCGCTGGTTCTTCGTCGCAACGCCGGACGAGGGCGTGACGCTGGCCCAGAGCCTGGCCAAGACAGCGCCCGACGCGCGCGTCGCCGTGCTGTCCGGCCCCATCCCCGGCACGGCGCGCGAGCTTGCCGCCTATGCGAACCTGCTGCCGGTGCTGAACGATCTTGGCCAGATCGCGGCCTGGCGGACGGCGGCGCCCGGCCGGCCGGCACTGCTGCAGCTCGACACCGGCATGGCGCGCCTGGGCCTGCCGCCCGAGGAGATCGATCGCCTCGCCGCCGACCCGACGCTCATCGAAGGCATGCCGGTCACGGCGATCATCAGCCACCTCGCCTGCGCCGACGAGCCCGACCATCCGTTGAACGCGCTGCAGCACGCGAGCTTCACGGCCGCAGCCGCCCGCCTGCCCCAGGCGATGCGCAGCCTCTCAGCCTCGAGCGGCATCTTCCTCGGCCCCGACTATCATTTCGAGCTGGTGCGCCCGGGGGCGGCACTGTTCGGCCTCAATCCGACGCCGACACAGGCGAACCCGATGCGTCAAGTCGTTGGGATCAAAGCAAAAATCCTGCAAGTTCGCGAGATTGACGCTGGACGGACCGTTGGCTATGGTGCGACCTACGCTGCAGACCGGCCGCGCCGGGTCGCGACGCTGGGCGTCGGCTACGCCGACGGCGTCCTGCGGGCCGGCAGCAATGCTGCGCGCGTCTTCCTAGGCCCGGTGGCCATTCCCGTCATCGGCCGCATTTCGATGGATCTCGTCACAGTGGATGTCAGCGCCGTGCCGCCGCAATGGGTGCTCCCCGGCGGCTTTGTCGATGTGCTGGGGCCGCAATACGGCGCCGACGATCTGGCCCGCGACTGCGGCACGATCGGCTACGAGGTGCTGACCCGCCTCTCCCGGCGCCTGATGCGCCTCTACGGACCGGTTGCCGCCTAG